In a genomic window of Occallatibacter riparius:
- a CDS encoding translocation/assembly module TamB domain-containing protein: MSSTEIEPSAQPRSGRRRIWVFRIAGLLVAVSAIVAALGFWANTAQFQDMFRRALISKLQNATGGRVEIGSFRCRLSDLEVEAKNVVIHGDEAATDDPYARVDRLRAKISILGFWWSPNILLRDLEIERPQLHLILYPDGLTNQPHPAKPPKKSNTPAMETLFNLQAGHVAVENGMLDIDDRVAEALDTQNRYQPLDFRADDLGLVMRYIPAANQAPEMYRIDASVKDLNLSRSGALKQKLPVHGYLESSIDLTRDAATLRFLRLTARAKGVPDRTLNISGALNQFSRPRWQAVVKGELDLRLLDLVVGYPYAPEGLAHLDLTSGGDSHGFRIDGTVRADKASYVGTGVVAHGIELNTRVHADSQQLLITGISARLAQGGEIDGEVLLHNWLPTSVQPVVVEAAAPPEPAKKGKHFFKRQPKPPPPAPVKPQAPPHATVVKSPLSVIPVNGRVNTTFKNVSVDTVLEMVSVPPFQHLGFNALLNGPAVATWEHGDVRTLNVTSTLSLTGTGRFSTAEAPAMGIIDATYTQADGAVNVRNLEVQLPASHIAAHGRVGAYPLTSPTSLTVDFHTSNLSEFDTLFRDLGVTRNGKAGTAALPVGIKGQADFRGTWEGSLASPRMNGQLQATQVAIELPSDSGEPRIVNWDTIEAEGSYTAERISVMHAQLQHGEEQIVLNGTLAATPPAITAHKKAGQQMPAFDNQSILTFHARAGKVSLPDLLGVAGIDAPLTGTVDAQIEGEGPVNSLNGSGSLTLKDGSAYGEPVNSVSLQGSVNNHVLTVKEATAATPSGNISVHGTYDMRTRVFDAQTSASGLELAKLKHLRDSMPSMSGRLGMQFTASGTIDDPRIDGHGTVNGLSVRGQSFGDVAFKAHAANHAILYDASTQFESAHASVHGQTQLHDPYETEGNLKLDDFDLGTIFKLAHVQNPASQSIVSGTAQFSGPLARPKEMRGDLRLPQAAITVSGMTFKSEGGVHAALDKGRVILDPLHITGEDTNLRAQGSMNLEGTQNLDVALNGSVNMKIAQSFDPDLTATGNSIFEVEAHGPLADPELRGRVKIENGAFALEDIPNGISQLNGTLEFNKNRLEIRQLQAVTGGGKVDIGGYLAYQHGLFSNLTVTAQGVRIRYPEGVSSMVDANLQVQGTQANTRVSGRILITRFSISPDLDIAALAAQANAVHPVASPNAPSNRITLDLRIQSSPQLNFQNAFAKLAGDVDLRLRGTLASPSLLGRISVTEGNATIAGTRYELQRGDVTFTNPVRIQPNIDISATARVEDYDINLGLHGTPDKMSVTYRSDPPLPETDVVALLALGRTQSTGLYTQQQQQSAGLTRSSDVLLGGALNATVSSRVEKLFGAGSVKVDPSYLGAMGNTTTRITVEEQLGKNVTLTYATNVDTTSQQFLQAEFAINRHVSLQVTRDESGVFSMVVKAVRRYR; this comes from the coding sequence ATGAGTTCCACTGAGATCGAGCCCTCCGCGCAGCCACGCTCCGGGCGCAGACGCATATGGGTCTTTCGCATCGCGGGCCTGCTCGTAGCTGTCAGCGCTATCGTTGCGGCGCTCGGCTTCTGGGCGAACACGGCGCAGTTTCAGGACATGTTCCGGCGCGCGCTCATTTCAAAGCTGCAGAACGCGACAGGCGGCCGCGTGGAGATCGGTTCCTTCCGCTGTCGGTTAAGCGATCTCGAAGTGGAAGCCAAAAACGTCGTCATTCACGGCGATGAGGCAGCGACAGATGACCCCTATGCTCGCGTAGACCGGCTCCGCGCGAAGATCAGCATCCTCGGCTTCTGGTGGAGTCCGAATATCCTGCTGCGCGATCTCGAGATTGAGCGGCCGCAGCTTCACCTCATCCTGTATCCAGACGGGCTGACAAATCAGCCGCATCCCGCGAAGCCGCCGAAGAAGTCGAATACGCCGGCGATGGAGACGCTGTTCAATCTGCAGGCCGGACATGTGGCCGTTGAAAACGGAATGCTCGATATCGACGATCGCGTCGCAGAGGCGCTCGATACGCAGAATCGTTATCAGCCTCTGGATTTCAGGGCGGACGATCTGGGACTCGTGATGCGCTATATTCCGGCGGCAAATCAGGCGCCGGAGATGTACCGCATCGATGCAAGCGTCAAGGATTTGAATCTCTCGCGCAGCGGTGCCTTGAAGCAGAAGCTTCCGGTGCACGGATACCTGGAGAGTTCGATCGACCTGACCCGCGATGCAGCGACGCTGCGTTTCCTTCGTCTGACGGCTCGTGCGAAGGGCGTGCCCGACCGCACGCTCAACATCTCCGGCGCACTGAACCAATTTTCGCGGCCACGCTGGCAGGCGGTGGTAAAGGGCGAATTGGATCTGCGGCTGCTGGATCTGGTGGTGGGATATCCGTATGCGCCTGAGGGGCTTGCCCACCTGGACCTGACGAGCGGCGGTGACAGCCACGGATTCCGCATCGATGGAACAGTGCGGGCAGACAAAGCCTCCTACGTAGGGACCGGCGTTGTCGCGCACGGCATCGAACTGAACACGCGCGTGCACGCGGACAGCCAGCAGTTGCTGATCACAGGGATCAGCGCGCGCCTTGCACAAGGCGGAGAAATCGACGGCGAAGTACTGCTGCACAACTGGCTTCCCACATCGGTCCAACCGGTGGTGGTGGAAGCCGCGGCGCCGCCTGAGCCCGCCAAGAAGGGCAAACACTTCTTCAAGCGACAGCCGAAGCCCCCTCCACCGGCGCCTGTGAAGCCGCAGGCTCCTCCCCACGCTACGGTGGTCAAATCGCCGCTCTCGGTGATCCCTGTCAACGGCAGAGTGAATACGACCTTCAAGAATGTGTCGGTGGATACGGTGCTGGAGATGGTGAGCGTTCCGCCTTTCCAGCATCTAGGCTTCAACGCGCTACTCAACGGACCTGCGGTGGCAACCTGGGAGCACGGCGATGTGCGCACTCTGAACGTGACCTCCACGTTGTCGCTCACCGGCACTGGACGGTTCTCAACGGCCGAGGCTCCGGCGATGGGTATCATCGATGCCACGTATACCCAAGCCGATGGCGCGGTGAACGTCCGCAATCTTGAAGTGCAATTGCCAGCCAGCCACATCGCGGCACATGGCCGTGTGGGTGCATATCCTTTAACCAGTCCGACGTCTTTGACCGTGGATTTTCACACCTCGAATCTCTCCGAGTTCGACACGCTCTTCCGCGACCTGGGTGTGACAAGAAACGGGAAAGCGGGCACTGCGGCGCTGCCTGTAGGCATCAAGGGGCAGGCGGATTTCCGCGGAACATGGGAAGGCTCGCTGGCCTCGCCGCGCATGAACGGCCAGTTGCAGGCAACGCAGGTTGCGATTGAGCTTCCGTCGGACTCCGGCGAGCCACGGATAGTGAACTGGGACACCATAGAGGCTGAAGGCTCGTACACGGCGGAGCGTATCTCGGTGATGCACGCTCAGCTTCAGCACGGCGAAGAGCAGATCGTGCTGAACGGCACGCTTGCGGCAACACCCCCTGCGATTACTGCCCACAAGAAAGCTGGGCAGCAGATGCCCGCGTTCGACAATCAGTCGATACTGACCTTTCACGCGCGAGCCGGAAAGGTCTCACTGCCCGACCTCCTCGGTGTTGCCGGTATAGATGCTCCGCTCACCGGGACGGTCGACGCGCAGATTGAGGGTGAGGGACCTGTCAACTCGCTGAATGGCTCCGGATCTTTGACACTCAAGGACGGCTCGGCGTACGGCGAGCCGGTAAACAGCGTGTCCTTGCAGGGGTCGGTCAATAACCACGTGCTGACAGTCAAGGAAGCCACTGCAGCAACTCCGTCGGGCAACATCTCGGTGCATGGCACTTATGACATGCGTACGCGGGTCTTCGATGCCCAGACAAGCGCATCGGGGTTGGAGCTAGCGAAGCTCAAACATTTGCGCGACAGCATGCCCAGCATGAGCGGCCGGCTGGGTATGCAGTTCACTGCATCGGGAACCATCGACGATCCTCGCATTGATGGGCACGGCACCGTGAATGGGCTTTCGGTTCGGGGGCAATCGTTTGGCGATGTAGCCTTCAAGGCGCATGCAGCCAATCACGCGATCCTTTACGACGCAAGCACGCAGTTCGAATCTGCCCACGCTTCAGTGCATGGCCAGACGCAATTGCACGATCCGTACGAGACTGAAGGGAACCTGAAACTGGATGATTTTGACCTGGGCACGATCTTCAAGCTGGCCCACGTTCAAAATCCAGCATCGCAGTCGATCGTCAGCGGGACGGCGCAGTTTTCCGGGCCGCTCGCCCGACCGAAAGAGATGCGCGGCGATCTGCGGCTCCCGCAGGCGGCCATCACGGTCTCCGGCATGACATTCAAGAGCGAAGGCGGTGTGCATGCCGCGCTCGACAAAGGGCGCGTGATACTGGACCCGCTGCACATTACAGGCGAAGACACGAACCTCCGCGCGCAAGGCAGCATGAACCTTGAGGGCACGCAGAACCTCGACGTCGCCCTGAACGGTTCTGTGAACATGAAGATTGCGCAGTCTTTTGATCCGGACCTGACCGCCACCGGCAACTCGATCTTCGAAGTTGAAGCGCATGGACCACTGGCGGATCCAGAACTGCGCGGCCGTGTAAAGATCGAAAACGGCGCGTTTGCGCTTGAGGACATTCCCAACGGAATTAGTCAGTTGAACGGGACCTTGGAATTCAACAAGAACCGGCTCGAAATCCGTCAATTGCAGGCGGTGACAGGCGGCGGCAAGGTGGACATAGGAGGATACCTTGCCTACCAGCACGGACTGTTCTCGAATCTGACAGTCACGGCGCAGGGAGTTCGCATCCGGTATCCCGAGGGTGTCAGTTCCATGGTCGACGCCAACCTGCAGGTGCAGGGCACGCAGGCCAACACGCGGGTCTCGGGACGCATTCTTATTACCCGCTTCTCGATCAGCCCCGATCTCGACATCGCGGCACTGGCGGCTCAGGCTAATGCGGTACATCCGGTTGCGTCGCCCAATGCACCTTCAAATCGCATCACGCTCGACCTGCGGATCCAATCGTCTCCTCAACTCAACTTCCAAAATGCCTTTGCAAAACTGGCCGGCGATGTCGACTTGCGCCTGCGAGGCACGCTGGCGTCGCCGTCACTTCTGGGACGAATCTCCGTAACTGAAGGAAACGCGACCATCGCGGGTACACGGTACGAGTTGCAGCGGGGCGATGTCACGTTCACCAATCCCGTTCGCATTCAGCCCAATATCGACATCAGCGCTACGGCTCGCGTGGAAGACTACGATATCAACCTGGGGCTGCATGGCACGCCTGACAAGATGTCAGTGACGTACCGGAGCGATCCTCCGCTGCCGGAGACCGATGTTGTGGCACTTCTCGCCCTGGGCCGCACGCAGAGCACCGGGCTCTACACGCAGCAGCAACAGCAGTCGGCAGGCCTGACCCGATCGAGCGATGTGCTACTGGGCGGCGCACTCAACGCCACGGTCAGCAGTCGCGTGGAAAAACTCTTCGGCGCCGGCTCGGTAAAGGTGGACCCCAGTTATCTCGGAGCGATGGGCAACACCACCACGCGCATCACCGTTGAGGAGCAATTGGGAAAGAACGTAACTCTCACCTATGCGACGAACGTCGACACGACGTCGCAGCAGTTTCTGCAGGCGGAATTCGCGATCAACCGGCACGTTTCGCTGCAGGTGACGCGCGATGAATCCGGCGTCTTCTCAATGGTTGTGAAGGCAGTCCGCCGCTATCGTTGA
- a CDS encoding BON domain-containing protein, producing MFRTMRFSRSAAMTATLAGVLTVLPLTAWSAPMQDDSNAASEVQKKLDKKQFSNVKATVDGSGVATLTGTVDLYEYKADAERRASKVKGVKGVRDEIEVAGPTVPDQQLQQKLVEKLQYDRVGYEMGNTFNAISVNVQNGVVTLGGHARTYPDRDSALGIVSTFPGVKGVNDEIEVDPTSIMDDQTRIAVARAVYGDPVLNKYAINPAKPIRISVQNGHVALYGVVDSKGDKDIAGIRANGVAGVFSVQNNLMVAGEQPSEKSQK from the coding sequence ATGTTCAGGACGATGCGTTTTTCCAGATCCGCTGCCATGACGGCCACGCTCGCCGGGGTTCTCACGGTTCTTCCCCTGACGGCATGGAGCGCGCCCATGCAGGACGACTCGAATGCCGCCAGCGAAGTCCAGAAGAAACTGGACAAGAAGCAGTTCAGCAACGTGAAAGCCACAGTGGACGGCAGCGGTGTAGCTACGCTGACCGGCACCGTGGACCTTTACGAGTACAAAGCGGACGCCGAGAGACGCGCCTCGAAGGTGAAGGGCGTCAAAGGCGTGCGCGATGAGATCGAAGTCGCCGGGCCAACGGTACCCGACCAGCAACTCCAGCAGAAACTGGTGGAGAAGCTGCAGTATGACCGCGTCGGATACGAGATGGGCAACACGTTCAACGCCATCTCAGTGAACGTGCAGAACGGCGTGGTAACGCTGGGCGGCCATGCCCGCACCTATCCCGATCGCGATTCGGCGCTGGGGATTGTGAGCACGTTCCCCGGTGTGAAGGGCGTGAACGACGAGATCGAGGTCGATCCTACGTCGATTATGGACGACCAGACTCGCATTGCCGTGGCGCGCGCGGTTTATGGGGATCCGGTGCTGAACAAGTACGCGATCAATCCGGCCAAGCCGATTCGCATCTCGGTGCAGAACGGGCATGTGGCGTTGTACGGAGTGGTCGATAGCAAGGGCGACAAGGATATCGCCGGCATCCGTGCCAACGGCGTAGCCGGTGTATTCAGCGTGCAGAACAATCTGATGGTCGCGGGCGAGCAGCCTTCAGAGAAGTCGCAGAAGTAG
- a CDS encoding STAS domain-containing protein: MQKDDPLQVDVRDGSAAGTRIYQITGPITLPNLFTFQDSMRQGEPPQLAILDLTQVPYMDSAGMGSIINYFTHCQRRGIKLVIAGVSARVSELFKMTGVDTLIPMKDSIEAAEGLV; the protein is encoded by the coding sequence ATGCAAAAAGACGATCCATTGCAGGTGGATGTGCGGGACGGAAGTGCGGCCGGAACCCGTATCTACCAGATCACCGGCCCCATCACGCTCCCCAACCTCTTCACGTTTCAGGATTCGATGCGGCAGGGCGAACCGCCTCAACTGGCGATTCTCGATTTGACCCAGGTGCCGTATATGGATTCGGCCGGCATGGGCTCGATTATCAACTACTTCACGCACTGTCAACGACGTGGCATCAAGCTGGTGATCGCTGGCGTGAGCGCGCGCGTGTCCGAGCTGTTCAAGATGACTGGCGTGGACACGCTCATCCCGATGAAGGATTCCATCGAAGCGGCCGAAGGGCTCGTCTAA
- a CDS encoding UbiA-like polyprenyltransferase: MPNLWARTRITLEMIKWEHSIFALPFALTAAILAAHGLPALRTLLWILVAMVSARSCAMAFNRWADADIDAANPRTRTRAIPAGLLSRQFVLGFTIVTAALFVAASAALNRLTLILSPFVLLVLLSYSYMKRITRWSHLVLGLALGLAPSAAWIAVRGSLDPRIIVLTAAVMLWVGGFDVLYACQDYEHDCEAGLQSLPRYLGISGAFWAARLMHAAMLGLLVWFGTLFHFQIAGWIGIAAVGALLAYEHSIVSPRDMRRLNAAFFTMNGVIAMVFLAFVAADLWMKS; the protein is encoded by the coding sequence ATGCCAAATCTGTGGGCCAGAACGCGTATAACCCTGGAAATGATCAAGTGGGAGCACTCGATTTTCGCGCTCCCGTTTGCATTGACGGCGGCGATTTTGGCCGCGCACGGGCTGCCTGCGCTGCGGACGCTGTTGTGGATCCTGGTGGCGATGGTGTCGGCGCGGTCGTGCGCCATGGCCTTCAACCGCTGGGCCGACGCGGACATTGATGCGGCCAATCCGCGGACCCGGACGCGGGCGATTCCGGCTGGATTGCTTTCCCGGCAATTTGTGCTGGGCTTCACGATTGTGACGGCGGCTCTCTTCGTGGCGGCCTCGGCCGCGCTCAATCGGCTGACGCTGATTCTGTCGCCGTTTGTGCTGCTGGTGCTGCTCAGCTACAGCTATATGAAGCGCATCACGCGGTGGTCGCACCTGGTGCTGGGACTGGCGCTGGGGCTCGCGCCTTCGGCCGCGTGGATTGCGGTGCGGGGCTCACTGGATCCGCGGATCATTGTGCTGACCGCCGCGGTGATGCTGTGGGTGGGCGGCTTCGATGTGCTGTATGCGTGCCAGGATTACGAGCATGATTGCGAAGCTGGCTTGCAGAGCCTGCCGCGGTACCTCGGGATTTCCGGCGCGTTCTGGGCTGCACGATTGATGCACGCGGCGATGCTCGGGCTGCTGGTCTGGTTCGGCACGCTGTTCCATTTCCAGATTGCCGGCTGGATTGGGATTGCAGCGGTGGGCGCCCTGCTCGCCTATGAGCACTCCATTGTTTCGCCACGCGACATGCGGCGGCTGAATGCAGCGTTCTTCACCATGAACGGCGTAATCGCGATGGTTTTCCTGGCGTTTGTGGCTGCGGATCTGTGGATGAAGAGCTAG